Proteins found in one Anopheles aquasalis chromosome 3, idAnoAquaMG_Q_19, whole genome shotgun sequence genomic segment:
- the LOC126575711 gene encoding phosphatidylinositol 4-phosphate 3-kinase C2 domain-containing subunit beta isoform X1: protein MNPNELDMEQRYQAELERAVALSLETHELEKISAKQRQIAPEMARDPKCLEEYRAYLKRRVACGTGSTGGGPSPAASSAAGPVRRHSDCRSPATLQATAAAQSAAINNHRTAPPATLSRDEADLISFNALPKPPDPKEEARNNLKELVTQMHRLNTQASAPPATGSLYDVGFKPQRSLSVSAATYGFHPNVYLPAAGTVQPSPYTTSPVPASMQLVPYNQQAAKPKPLTPEELHRLYNSPPTYAVATALAPPGSVPPAYATVPSAYGGVVPAVPFQQPTPPVAYVAPQPQQAPAPLALQQPQLTTMNYPPGPSIVTNPESALVHVPTAPGRSLSQPHPGSLGVPQQSNRQPSPAREQNGSNRANVQVVLRPKSDPTTSQQLRSAVGTDGNLIDLGYEENSRVSVLEAFDPLLCGNRSSSGSSSLGDEEKGDDTASTYYEDCDPFDYIYSGGTQYSDPVYDAVVNRSLSDKTATPLSPPQSLYGAIGGVIPPGTPGAMSLASYAWVPVQESGFSPTTEEAAGGTGEPPPLPPRNSTGGFYHTMLRGVPANADMQPNYEVMQRAQATGGTERRTTPYKLYENVVISKSYDKELIAFYNAVKQLRGRFHHDDAQSNVGHVVAAVFENRYPEGTSIKLLVHPSLDCFPGGRHDQPQKGQLDGYGVPIPFTCDITTTVEHVIAQVYCALEGQIANTVSDYVLKAIGIQEILDTRSRLNQLQCVHDSIKLEQDVQLGLVPKTTRIMNVIARTAHDDAQDAELRHEHLLPKETSNAIGYDDLMILLETLEAEIEKLLSSAEDGPSGRTILSCSGVIQAVKAICNLLGPLDTLDIAKAIEDLRTCCDHGQTVYSYGEDKQTYSNGSMAIVSESGDYAEVKLRPRTIAEQIRYRCNEVRNSIQSLLEIYTQAFRVNFCVNVPEYTANPISICNISQSVMVNVSCLHRPPVNWAHDEYNLGVQIYHGARYISEPYVVQCSNELSGIYPRLTFNSWIMFRNPVCTLPREARLVLVLYGCIREPVDGTTDASGGAGAGASGPVGDDSARGRMTQIELGWCSIQFFDFERKMIQGSYLLPMWPPTTDKYFGPAPSKGTYPIGGSFPILGIEIPSYGGAVVFPEPIRNLPRAVKLDFHSLDRNLQQELIDTAEQGYSPDKLEKREVLWEKRHYLHTFPHALPKILHAAHSWDYACLADLHALLKSWTTLSPVQALELLLPRYPDLEVRRQAVEWISAMPNDEFVDYLPQLLQALKHDTYEGSPLAMLLLGKSLESPRIAHHLYWLLLHSLPGEAPQNILETAGHAGDEVLMNQARYHRRNQLMLRALLAICGEKLTGRFLSQNMMCKRLGEVAQSVKLAKESHRLTILKQGLESVNQMLIDNPTVLPLEPGAEVTGVVVRSCNYFNSNTLPLKINFSGPDRVVVPAIFKAGDDLQQDSLTIQMVRIMDKMWLREGLDLKMVTFNCVPTAYKRGMIELVSDSETLRKIQVEWGVTGSFKDKSIAEWLAKQNPSQLEYQRAVENFTRSCAGYSVATYILGICDRHNDNIMLKTSGHLFHIDFGKFLGDAQMFGNFKRDRTPFVLTSDMAYVINGGDRPSAKFHEFVDLCCTAFNIVRRHGDLLLHMFALMTTSGIPGVTVEAVNYVRNALLPGQSNPEAAATFAKMIHISLKSWFTQFNFFLHNIAQMKFSSEADDGELLSFIPRVYTMAQDGRLKSVMVHGFQKRYDQEKYYTYILKVTRQNQPDPAYLFRSYKEFCEFHQKLCIHFPLAKLHSLPSGIHVGRSNVKVVAERRLPEIRQFLISLFNSADEIAHSDLVYTFFHPLLRDQQEADIHAAKVKGNPAAIEDSQPPQLGGKIKISLQYHRDTLIVMIHHALALPTTPNGQPPNTYVKVYLKPDGSKTTKRKTKVVRKNCNPSFMETLEYRLPIEFIQKKVLHVTIWSHDSLQENAFLGGFELPLAEIDLRQETLQWHQLGYLTRS from the exons ATGAATCCGAATGAGCTGGACATGGAGCAGCGATACCAGGCAGAGCTTGAGCGGGCGGTCGCGCTTAGCCTGGAGACGCACGAGCTGGAGAAGATCTCGGCCAAGCAACGGCAAATTGCGCCCGAGATGGCCCGCGATCCAAAGTGCCTCGAGGAGTACCGTGCCTATCTGAAGCGCCGTGTCGCCtgtggcaccggcagcactgGAGGAGGGCCATCGCCAGCCGCTTCTAGTGCTGCCGGTCCCGTGAGACGGCACAGTGATTGCCGTAGTCCGGCCACACTGCAGGCAACTGCCGCTGCACAATCAGCAGCGATCAATAACCACCggaccgcaccaccagcaacgttGAGTCGCGACGAAGCTGACCTCATATCGTTCAATGCCCTCCCGAAACCGCCGGATCCGAAGGAGGAAGCACGGAACAATCTCAAAGAGCTGGTCACCCAGATGCACCG CCTCAACACGCAAGCGTCTGCTCCGCCCGCTACCGGCAGTCTGTACGATGTTGGCTTTAAGCCACAGCGAAGCCTCAGTGTATCCGCTGCTACGTACGGGTTTCATCCGAACGTGTACCTTCCGGCCGCTGGTACAGTTCAACCGTCGCCGTACACAACTTCACCAGTGCCTGCTTCGATGCAGCTCGTACCGTACAATCAACAGGcggcgaaaccgaaaccactgACCCCGGAGGAGCTGCACCGCTTGTACAACAGTCCACCAACGTATGCGGTCGCTACGGCCCTTGCCCCACCGGGATCGGTTCCACCGGCATACGCGACCGTACCATCGGCATATGGTGGTGTCGTTCCAGCAGTTCCCTTTCAGCAACCGACTCCTCCGGTTGCGTACGTtgcgccacagccacagcaagcaccagcaccgctggccttacaacaaccacaactgacgacgatgaactaCCCACCGGGACCATCGATAGTCACCAATCCGGAATCGGCCCTCGTACACGTACCGACTGCACCGGGGCGATCGCTTTCACAACCGCATCCTGGTAGCCTGGGAGTTCCTCAACAAAGCAATCGTCAACCATCGCCGGCGCGAGAGCAAAACGGTAGCAACCGAGCCAACGTCCAGGTGGTGTTGCGCCCCAAGAGTGATCCCACGACGAGCCAGCAGCTGCGGTCGGCGGTCGGTACCGATGGGAATCTGATCGACCTGGGGTACGAGGAGAACTCGCGTGTCTCCGTGCTGGAGGCGTTCGATCCGCTCCTGTGCGGTAACCGCTcgtccagcggcagcagcagccttgggGACGAAGAGAAAG GCGATGATACCGCATCGACGTACTACGAGGATTGCGATCCGTTCGATTACATCTACAGCGGTGGCACACAGTACTCCGATCCGGTCTACGATGCCGTCGTCAACCGTTCGCTGTCGGACAAAACGGCCACACCGCTCTCACCACCGCAGTCACTGTATGGTGCGATCGGTGGCGTCATTCCACCTGGCACACCCGGCGCCATGTCGTTGGCTTCCTATGCCTGGGTACCGGTACAGGAGTCAGGCTTCTCACCGACGACGGAAGAGGCTGCAGGTGGCACCGGAGAGCCACCGCCCTTGCCACCGCGTAACTCGACCGGAGGTTTCTATCACACGATGCTACGGGGAGTGCCGGCGAACGCCGATATGCAACCGAACTACGAGGTGATGCAGCGAGCACAagccaccggtggtaccgaGCGTCGTACCACACCGTACAAGCTGTACGAGAATGTGGTCATTTCAAAGAGCTACGACAAGGAGCTGATTGCGTTCTACAATGCGGTGAAGCAGTTGAGAG GACGATTCCATCACGATGATGCACAATCTAACGTGGGCCACGTGGTGGCGGCCGTGTTCGAGAATCGTTATCCAGAGGGAACGAGCATcaagctgctggtgcatccGTCACTCGATTGCTTCCCCGGTGGGCGACACGATCAGCCTCAGAAGGGTCAACTGGACGGGTACGGTGTACCGATTCCCTTTACCTGTGATATTACGACGACGGTCGAGCACGTGATCGCACAAGTGTACTGTGCGCTCGAGGGTCAGATCGCCAATACGGTCAGCGATTACGTGCTGAAGGCGATCGGCATCCAGGAGATACTGGACACACGTTCGCGCCTCAATCAGCTGCAGTGCGTGCACGATAGCATCAAGCTGGAGCAGGATGTTCAGCTGGGGTTAGTGCCAAAAACGACCCGCATCATGAACGTGATCGCACGGACGGCTCATGACGATGCGCAAGATGCGGAACTGCGGCACGAGCATCTGCTACCGAAGGAAACCTCGAACGCGATCGGTTACGATGACCTGATGATACTGCTCGAAACGCTCGAGGCCGAGATCGAGAAGCTGCTTTCGTCGGCCGAGGATGGCCCGTCCGGTCGTACGATCCTTAGCTGCTCCGGTGTGATACAGGCCGTGAAGGCGATCTGCAATCTGCTGGGACCACTCGATACCCTGGACATAGCGAAAGCGATCGAAGACTTGCGAACGTGCTGCGACCACGGTCAGACCGTGTACAGCTACGGGGAAGATAAGCAAACATACAGCAACGGTAGCATGGCCATCGTTTCCGAGAGTGGTGATTACGCGGAGGTAAAACTCCGACCGCGTACGATCGCCGAACAGATACGCTATCGCTGCAACGAGGTCCGGAATAGCATCCAAAGCCTGCTGGAGATCTACACGCAAGCGTTCCGCGTCAACTTTTGTGTCAATGTGCCCGAGTATACGGCCAATCCGATCTCGATCTGTAACATCTCGCAATCGGTGATGGTGAACGTGTCGTGTTTgcatcggccaccggtgaatTGGGCGCACGATGAGTACAATCTTGGCGTGCAGATCTATCACGGTGCCCGGTACATCAGTGAACCGTATGTGGTGCAGTGTTCGAACGAACTGTCCGGTATCTATCCGCGGTTAACGTTCAACTCGTGGATTATGTTCCGGAATCCGGTGTGTACGTTGCCCCGCGAGGCACggctggtgctagtgctgtACGGTTGCATTCGTGAGCCGGTCGATGGCACAACGGATGCGAGTggaggagctggtgctggtgctagcgGGCCAGTTGGTGATGATAGTGCTAGGGGGCGCATGACGCAGATCGAGCTCGGTTGGTGTTCGATacagtttttcgatttcgaacgcAAGATGATTCAAGGATCTTACCTGCTGCCGATGTGGCCACCGACAACCGATAAGTACTTCGGACCGGCACCATCGAAAGGCACGTACCCGATCGGAGGCAGCTTTCCCATACTGGGCATCGAAATCCCGAGTTACGGAGGAGCTGTCGTGTTCCCGGAACCGATTCGCAACCTTCCGCGGGCCGTGAAGCTCGATTTCCACAGTCTCGATCGCAATCTGCAGCAGGAACTGATCGATACAGCAGAACAGGGATACTCACCGGATAAGCTGGAGAAACGTGAGGTACTGTGGGAGAAGCGTCACTATCTGCACACCTTTCCGCACGCACTGCCCAAGATCCTACATGCCGCTCACAGCTGGGATTATGCATGTTTGGCCGATCTGCACGCGTTACTGAAATCCTGGACGACACTAAGTCCGGTACAGGCGCTGGAGCTGTTGTTACCACGCTATCCGGATCTCGAGGTACGCCGGCAGGCGGTCGAGTGGATTTCCGCTATGCCGAACGATGAGTTTGTCGATTACCtaccgcagctgctgcaagcCCTGAAGCACGATACGTACGAAGGGTCCCCGCTAGCGATGTTACTGCTCGGCAAATCCCTCGAGTCCCCACGCATCGCACACCATCTGTACTGGTTGCTGCTACACAGCTTACCAGGGGAAGCACCGCAGAATATACTCGAAACGGCCGGGCATGCCGGTGATGAGGTACTGATGAATCAAGCCCGTTACCATCGGCGCAATCAGCTCATGCTCCGTGCGCTGCTGGCGATCTGCGGCGAGAAGCTGACGGGCCGGTTCCTCTCGCAGAACATGATGTGCAAACGGTTAGGGGAGGTGGCGCAGAGCGTGAAGCTAGCCAAGGAATCGCACCGACTGACAATCCTGAAGCAGGGCCTAGAATCCGTTAACCAGATGCTGATCGACAATCCGACCGTACTACCGCTGGAACCGGGTGCCGAAGTGACCGGTGTGGTCGTGCGTAGCTGCAACTACTTCAACTCGAACACGCTTCCGCTGAAGATCAACTTCTCCGGTCCGGATCGGGTGGTGGTACCGGCTATTTTCAAAGCGGGCGATGATCTTCAGCAGGACAGCCTAACGATCCAGATGGTACGGATCATGGACAAGATGTGGTTGCGTGAAGGGCTCGATCTGAAGATGGTCACATTCAACTGTGTCCCGACGGCGTACAAGCGGGGCATGATCGAGCTCGTTTCGGACTCGGAAACGCTGCGCAAGATACAGGTCGAGTGGGGTGTGACCGGTTCGTTCAAGGACAAATCGATCGCGGAATGGTTAGCGAAGCAGAACCCGAGCCAGCTGGAGTACCAGCGGGCGGTGGAGAACTTTACCCGCTCCTGTGCCGGCTACTCGGTGGCCACCTACATACTCGGCATTTGTGATAGGCATAACGATAACATTATGCTCAAAACGTCCGGCCATCTGTTCCACATCGACTTCGGGAAGTTCTTGGGTGATGCGCAGATGTTTGGCAACTTTAAACG TGATCGAACGCCGTTCGTGTTGACGTCCGATATGGCGTATGTGATAAATGGTGGTGATCGGCCATCGGCCAAGTTCCATGAGTTCGTCGACCTGTGCTGTACCGCGTTCAACATCGTACGCCGGCACGGTGATCTGCTGTTGCACATGTTCGCCCTGATGACGACCTCGGGCATTCCGGGCGTGACGGTTGAGGCGGTTAACTACGTGCGTAATGCGCTGCTCCCTGGCCAGTCAAACCCGGAGGCGGCGGCCACATTCGCCAAGATGATCCACATCTCGCTCAAGTCGTGGTTCACGCAGTTCAACTTCTTCCTGCACAACATCGCCCAGATGAAGTTCTCGTCCGAAGCGGATGATGGTGAGCTGCTGAGCTTCATACCGAGAGTGTACAC GATGGCACAGGATGGACGGCTCAAATCAGTCATGGTGCATGGGTTTCAGAAGCGGTACGATCAGGAAAAGTATTACACCTACATACTGAAGGTGACGCGCCAGAACCAACCCGACCCGGCATACCTGTTCCGTTCGTACAAGGAATTCTGCGAGTTCCACCAGAAGCTCTGCATCCACTTTCCGCTTGCCAAGCTGCACAG CCTACCATCCGGTATTCACGTGGGTCGCTCCAACGTCAAGGTCGTCGCGGAGCGTCGTCTTCCAGAGATACGCCAGTTTCTCATCTCGCTGTTCAACTCGGCCGATGAAATCGCACATTCCGATCTAGTTTATACGTTCTTCCATCCGCTGCTGCGCGACCAACAGGAGGCCGACATACACGCGGCCAAGGTGAAAG GCAATCCGGCAGCGATCGAGGACAGTCAACCACCGCAGCTCGGTGGCAAGATAAAGATTTCACTGCAGTATCACCGCGACACGCTGATCGTGATGATACATCACGCCCTGGCGCTACCGACGACACCGAACGGTCAGCCACCCAACACGTACGTGAAGGTGTACCTCAAGCCGGACGGCTCGAAGACGACCAAGCGCAAAACGAAGGTCGTGCGGAAAAACTGCAATCCTAGCTTTATGGAAACG CTGGAGTATCGGCTACCGATCGAGTTCATTCAGAAGAAAGTACTGCACGTGACGATCTGGTCGCACGACTCACTCCAGGAGAATGCATTCCTCGGTGGCTTCGAGCTGCCGCTGGCGGAGATCGATCTTCGGCAGGAAACGCTCCAGTGGCACCAGCTGGGCTACCTGACCCGATCCTAG
- the LOC126575711 gene encoding phosphatidylinositol 4-phosphate 3-kinase C2 domain-containing subunit beta isoform X2, protein MKALRRGRFANVEPIVRYGLIVKGDDTASTYYEDCDPFDYIYSGGTQYSDPVYDAVVNRSLSDKTATPLSPPQSLYGAIGGVIPPGTPGAMSLASYAWVPVQESGFSPTTEEAAGGTGEPPPLPPRNSTGGFYHTMLRGVPANADMQPNYEVMQRAQATGGTERRTTPYKLYENVVISKSYDKELIAFYNAVKQLRGRFHHDDAQSNVGHVVAAVFENRYPEGTSIKLLVHPSLDCFPGGRHDQPQKGQLDGYGVPIPFTCDITTTVEHVIAQVYCALEGQIANTVSDYVLKAIGIQEILDTRSRLNQLQCVHDSIKLEQDVQLGLVPKTTRIMNVIARTAHDDAQDAELRHEHLLPKETSNAIGYDDLMILLETLEAEIEKLLSSAEDGPSGRTILSCSGVIQAVKAICNLLGPLDTLDIAKAIEDLRTCCDHGQTVYSYGEDKQTYSNGSMAIVSESGDYAEVKLRPRTIAEQIRYRCNEVRNSIQSLLEIYTQAFRVNFCVNVPEYTANPISICNISQSVMVNVSCLHRPPVNWAHDEYNLGVQIYHGARYISEPYVVQCSNELSGIYPRLTFNSWIMFRNPVCTLPREARLVLVLYGCIREPVDGTTDASGGAGAGASGPVGDDSARGRMTQIELGWCSIQFFDFERKMIQGSYLLPMWPPTTDKYFGPAPSKGTYPIGGSFPILGIEIPSYGGAVVFPEPIRNLPRAVKLDFHSLDRNLQQELIDTAEQGYSPDKLEKREVLWEKRHYLHTFPHALPKILHAAHSWDYACLADLHALLKSWTTLSPVQALELLLPRYPDLEVRRQAVEWISAMPNDEFVDYLPQLLQALKHDTYEGSPLAMLLLGKSLESPRIAHHLYWLLLHSLPGEAPQNILETAGHAGDEVLMNQARYHRRNQLMLRALLAICGEKLTGRFLSQNMMCKRLGEVAQSVKLAKESHRLTILKQGLESVNQMLIDNPTVLPLEPGAEVTGVVVRSCNYFNSNTLPLKINFSGPDRVVVPAIFKAGDDLQQDSLTIQMVRIMDKMWLREGLDLKMVTFNCVPTAYKRGMIELVSDSETLRKIQVEWGVTGSFKDKSIAEWLAKQNPSQLEYQRAVENFTRSCAGYSVATYILGICDRHNDNIMLKTSGHLFHIDFGKFLGDAQMFGNFKRDRTPFVLTSDMAYVINGGDRPSAKFHEFVDLCCTAFNIVRRHGDLLLHMFALMTTSGIPGVTVEAVNYVRNALLPGQSNPEAAATFAKMIHISLKSWFTQFNFFLHNIAQMKFSSEADDGELLSFIPRVYTMAQDGRLKSVMVHGFQKRYDQEKYYTYILKVTRQNQPDPAYLFRSYKEFCEFHQKLCIHFPLAKLHSLPSGIHVGRSNVKVVAERRLPEIRQFLISLFNSADEIAHSDLVYTFFHPLLRDQQEADIHAAKVKGNPAAIEDSQPPQLGGKIKISLQYHRDTLIVMIHHALALPTTPNGQPPNTYVKVYLKPDGSKTTKRKTKVVRKNCNPSFMETLEYRLPIEFIQKKVLHVTIWSHDSLQENAFLGGFELPLAEIDLRQETLQWHQLGYLTRS, encoded by the exons ATGAAAGCATTGCGCAGGGGACGGTTCGCTAACGTGGAGCCGATAGTGCGCTACGGGCTGATTGTTAaag GCGATGATACCGCATCGACGTACTACGAGGATTGCGATCCGTTCGATTACATCTACAGCGGTGGCACACAGTACTCCGATCCGGTCTACGATGCCGTCGTCAACCGTTCGCTGTCGGACAAAACGGCCACACCGCTCTCACCACCGCAGTCACTGTATGGTGCGATCGGTGGCGTCATTCCACCTGGCACACCCGGCGCCATGTCGTTGGCTTCCTATGCCTGGGTACCGGTACAGGAGTCAGGCTTCTCACCGACGACGGAAGAGGCTGCAGGTGGCACCGGAGAGCCACCGCCCTTGCCACCGCGTAACTCGACCGGAGGTTTCTATCACACGATGCTACGGGGAGTGCCGGCGAACGCCGATATGCAACCGAACTACGAGGTGATGCAGCGAGCACAagccaccggtggtaccgaGCGTCGTACCACACCGTACAAGCTGTACGAGAATGTGGTCATTTCAAAGAGCTACGACAAGGAGCTGATTGCGTTCTACAATGCGGTGAAGCAGTTGAGAG GACGATTCCATCACGATGATGCACAATCTAACGTGGGCCACGTGGTGGCGGCCGTGTTCGAGAATCGTTATCCAGAGGGAACGAGCATcaagctgctggtgcatccGTCACTCGATTGCTTCCCCGGTGGGCGACACGATCAGCCTCAGAAGGGTCAACTGGACGGGTACGGTGTACCGATTCCCTTTACCTGTGATATTACGACGACGGTCGAGCACGTGATCGCACAAGTGTACTGTGCGCTCGAGGGTCAGATCGCCAATACGGTCAGCGATTACGTGCTGAAGGCGATCGGCATCCAGGAGATACTGGACACACGTTCGCGCCTCAATCAGCTGCAGTGCGTGCACGATAGCATCAAGCTGGAGCAGGATGTTCAGCTGGGGTTAGTGCCAAAAACGACCCGCATCATGAACGTGATCGCACGGACGGCTCATGACGATGCGCAAGATGCGGAACTGCGGCACGAGCATCTGCTACCGAAGGAAACCTCGAACGCGATCGGTTACGATGACCTGATGATACTGCTCGAAACGCTCGAGGCCGAGATCGAGAAGCTGCTTTCGTCGGCCGAGGATGGCCCGTCCGGTCGTACGATCCTTAGCTGCTCCGGTGTGATACAGGCCGTGAAGGCGATCTGCAATCTGCTGGGACCACTCGATACCCTGGACATAGCGAAAGCGATCGAAGACTTGCGAACGTGCTGCGACCACGGTCAGACCGTGTACAGCTACGGGGAAGATAAGCAAACATACAGCAACGGTAGCATGGCCATCGTTTCCGAGAGTGGTGATTACGCGGAGGTAAAACTCCGACCGCGTACGATCGCCGAACAGATACGCTATCGCTGCAACGAGGTCCGGAATAGCATCCAAAGCCTGCTGGAGATCTACACGCAAGCGTTCCGCGTCAACTTTTGTGTCAATGTGCCCGAGTATACGGCCAATCCGATCTCGATCTGTAACATCTCGCAATCGGTGATGGTGAACGTGTCGTGTTTgcatcggccaccggtgaatTGGGCGCACGATGAGTACAATCTTGGCGTGCAGATCTATCACGGTGCCCGGTACATCAGTGAACCGTATGTGGTGCAGTGTTCGAACGAACTGTCCGGTATCTATCCGCGGTTAACGTTCAACTCGTGGATTATGTTCCGGAATCCGGTGTGTACGTTGCCCCGCGAGGCACggctggtgctagtgctgtACGGTTGCATTCGTGAGCCGGTCGATGGCACAACGGATGCGAGTggaggagctggtgctggtgctagcgGGCCAGTTGGTGATGATAGTGCTAGGGGGCGCATGACGCAGATCGAGCTCGGTTGGTGTTCGATacagtttttcgatttcgaacgcAAGATGATTCAAGGATCTTACCTGCTGCCGATGTGGCCACCGACAACCGATAAGTACTTCGGACCGGCACCATCGAAAGGCACGTACCCGATCGGAGGCAGCTTTCCCATACTGGGCATCGAAATCCCGAGTTACGGAGGAGCTGTCGTGTTCCCGGAACCGATTCGCAACCTTCCGCGGGCCGTGAAGCTCGATTTCCACAGTCTCGATCGCAATCTGCAGCAGGAACTGATCGATACAGCAGAACAGGGATACTCACCGGATAAGCTGGAGAAACGTGAGGTACTGTGGGAGAAGCGTCACTATCTGCACACCTTTCCGCACGCACTGCCCAAGATCCTACATGCCGCTCACAGCTGGGATTATGCATGTTTGGCCGATCTGCACGCGTTACTGAAATCCTGGACGACACTAAGTCCGGTACAGGCGCTGGAGCTGTTGTTACCACGCTATCCGGATCTCGAGGTACGCCGGCAGGCGGTCGAGTGGATTTCCGCTATGCCGAACGATGAGTTTGTCGATTACCtaccgcagctgctgcaagcCCTGAAGCACGATACGTACGAAGGGTCCCCGCTAGCGATGTTACTGCTCGGCAAATCCCTCGAGTCCCCACGCATCGCACACCATCTGTACTGGTTGCTGCTACACAGCTTACCAGGGGAAGCACCGCAGAATATACTCGAAACGGCCGGGCATGCCGGTGATGAGGTACTGATGAATCAAGCCCGTTACCATCGGCGCAATCAGCTCATGCTCCGTGCGCTGCTGGCGATCTGCGGCGAGAAGCTGACGGGCCGGTTCCTCTCGCAGAACATGATGTGCAAACGGTTAGGGGAGGTGGCGCAGAGCGTGAAGCTAGCCAAGGAATCGCACCGACTGACAATCCTGAAGCAGGGCCTAGAATCCGTTAACCAGATGCTGATCGACAATCCGACCGTACTACCGCTGGAACCGGGTGCCGAAGTGACCGGTGTGGTCGTGCGTAGCTGCAACTACTTCAACTCGAACACGCTTCCGCTGAAGATCAACTTCTCCGGTCCGGATCGGGTGGTGGTACCGGCTATTTTCAAAGCGGGCGATGATCTTCAGCAGGACAGCCTAACGATCCAGATGGTACGGATCATGGACAAGATGTGGTTGCGTGAAGGGCTCGATCTGAAGATGGTCACATTCAACTGTGTCCCGACGGCGTACAAGCGGGGCATGATCGAGCTCGTTTCGGACTCGGAAACGCTGCGCAAGATACAGGTCGAGTGGGGTGTGACCGGTTCGTTCAAGGACAAATCGATCGCGGAATGGTTAGCGAAGCAGAACCCGAGCCAGCTGGAGTACCAGCGGGCGGTGGAGAACTTTACCCGCTCCTGTGCCGGCTACTCGGTGGCCACCTACATACTCGGCATTTGTGATAGGCATAACGATAACATTATGCTCAAAACGTCCGGCCATCTGTTCCACATCGACTTCGGGAAGTTCTTGGGTGATGCGCAGATGTTTGGCAACTTTAAACG TGATCGAACGCCGTTCGTGTTGACGTCCGATATGGCGTATGTGATAAATGGTGGTGATCGGCCATCGGCCAAGTTCCATGAGTTCGTCGACCTGTGCTGTACCGCGTTCAACATCGTACGCCGGCACGGTGATCTGCTGTTGCACATGTTCGCCCTGATGACGACCTCGGGCATTCCGGGCGTGACGGTTGAGGCGGTTAACTACGTGCGTAATGCGCTGCTCCCTGGCCAGTCAAACCCGGAGGCGGCGGCCACATTCGCCAAGATGATCCACATCTCGCTCAAGTCGTGGTTCACGCAGTTCAACTTCTTCCTGCACAACATCGCCCAGATGAAGTTCTCGTCCGAAGCGGATGATGGTGAGCTGCTGAGCTTCATACCGAGAGTGTACAC GATGGCACAGGATGGACGGCTCAAATCAGTCATGGTGCATGGGTTTCAGAAGCGGTACGATCAGGAAAAGTATTACACCTACATACTGAAGGTGACGCGCCAGAACCAACCCGACCCGGCATACCTGTTCCGTTCGTACAAGGAATTCTGCGAGTTCCACCAGAAGCTCTGCATCCACTTTCCGCTTGCCAAGCTGCACAG CCTACCATCCGGTATTCACGTGGGTCGCTCCAACGTCAAGGTCGTCGCGGAGCGTCGTCTTCCAGAGATACGCCAGTTTCTCATCTCGCTGTTCAACTCGGCCGATGAAATCGCACATTCCGATCTAGTTTATACGTTCTTCCATCCGCTGCTGCGCGACCAACAGGAGGCCGACATACACGCGGCCAAGGTGAAAG GCAATCCGGCAGCGATCGAGGACAGTCAACCACCGCAGCTCGGTGGCAAGATAAAGATTTCACTGCAGTATCACCGCGACACGCTGATCGTGATGATACATCACGCCCTGGCGCTACCGACGACACCGAACGGTCAGCCACCCAACACGTACGTGAAGGTGTACCTCAAGCCGGACGGCTCGAAGACGACCAAGCGCAAAACGAAGGTCGTGCGGAAAAACTGCAATCCTAGCTTTATGGAAACG CTGGAGTATCGGCTACCGATCGAGTTCATTCAGAAGAAAGTACTGCACGTGACGATCTGGTCGCACGACTCACTCCAGGAGAATGCATTCCTCGGTGGCTTCGAGCTGCCGCTGGCGGAGATCGATCTTCGGCAGGAAACGCTCCAGTGGCACCAGCTGGGCTACCTGACCCGATCCTAG